Proteins encoded together in one Haloarcula rubripromontorii window:
- a CDS encoding formate/nitrite transporter family protein produces MANDNDREEAVRDAVDVSRSGAPAGGSVIRDRFSADEIFQRIIVAADEEVTSGTRELFFSGLAGGFAITVTFLLYASLYGTTGGDPILSALLYPLGFIFIILGDYQLYTENTLPPVALVLERLSSLPSLLRIWGVVLVSNVFGGMLGAAALAFTDVLSTDASVAAAGFAQKAIETSQITLFSKAVFAGLIVAGVVWVDYSLRDSISRLVLIYISFLAIPFGNLYHVVVSATEMFYLVFIGELALSVGLWQFVLPVLIGNSVGGVVLVTVVNYFHTTERRLETARDEGSKRQLTIREWIWGGWSASGRSYVPATDEIPRSDPESRENER; encoded by the coding sequence ATGGCAAACGACAACGACAGGGAGGAGGCGGTCCGCGACGCGGTGGACGTGTCCCGGAGCGGCGCGCCGGCGGGTGGCAGCGTCATCCGTGACCGGTTCTCCGCCGACGAGATTTTCCAGCGTATCATCGTCGCGGCCGACGAGGAGGTGACGTCCGGAACCCGGGAGCTCTTTTTCAGCGGACTCGCCGGCGGCTTCGCTATCACAGTGACGTTCCTGCTGTACGCGTCGCTGTATGGCACGACCGGTGGCGACCCGATACTGAGTGCGCTGCTGTATCCACTCGGGTTCATATTTATCATTCTCGGGGATTACCAGCTGTACACCGAGAACACGCTCCCGCCGGTCGCGCTCGTCCTCGAACGGCTATCGAGCCTCCCGTCGCTGCTTCGCATCTGGGGCGTCGTCCTCGTGTCAAACGTCTTCGGCGGGATGCTGGGGGCGGCGGCGCTGGCGTTCACTGACGTACTCTCGACCGACGCATCTGTCGCTGCCGCTGGCTTCGCACAGAAAGCCATCGAGACTTCACAGATAACACTGTTCTCGAAAGCGGTGTTCGCCGGCCTCATCGTCGCTGGCGTCGTCTGGGTCGACTACTCGCTACGGGACAGCATCTCGCGGCTCGTGTTGATCTACATCTCGTTCCTGGCGATCCCGTTTGGAAATCTCTATCACGTTGTCGTCTCTGCGACGGAGATGTTCTACCTAGTTTTCATCGGCGAGCTGGCACTTTCCGTCGGTCTCTGGCAGTTCGTTCTGCCGGTACTCATCGGTAACTCCGTCGGTGGCGTCGTCCTCGTCACCGTCGTCAACTACTTCCATACGACCGAGCGACGGCTCGAAACAGCGCGGGATGAAGGGTCCAAGCGCCAGCTCACTATCCGGGAGTGGATCTGGGGCGGATGGTCCGCCTCGGGCCGCTCGTACGTGCCGGCGACTGACGAGATTCCCCGAAGCGATCCGGAGTCGCGAGAGAACGAGCGCTGA
- the folP gene encoding dihydropteroate synthase: MEFHEAANFLFELRRFAPRPGTDATQDLLSSLGDPQEGLRCVQIAGSNGKGSTARMVERTLREAGLDVGLYTSPHLDDVRERIRINGRKLSEAALVEFVESVQTYVTEQGAASDSPTFFETMTAMALWEFDRQDVDIAVLEVGIGGRYDATSVVDPDASAVTSVTLEHTHILGDTVAEIAHDKAHVAPEDTPLVTGTTGDALAAVREVADDVVTVGEGSDADVTATYAGREGLEGSVSVDGPDWSVDTYLPLLGAHQAQNAGIAATLCQQVADISQTDLERGLRNAHWPGRFEVMNESPLVVLDGAHNPGSIERTAETLSSFDYDALHVVIGAMVDKDHERIAAALPDPDHVVACQPNVDRAESHHVVATAVENATDATVETRSDVAGALDIALDAAASSDAVLVVGSLYAVREARTNWSRSLVPKQVDSLAEARETMESAHVTAAGTQRMRGKGVHRVLRTRVQPRQAQYLKEELLSLGGECAVSGLSGQDEEAIDVVMMATMAQYRRLAEKLDGQSDGLASFTDELRAALSLQQPEPGTSTAYPWDDGTAVMGICNITPDSFHDGGEYNAVEDAVARAERMVEAGADILDIGGESTRPGAEPVPVEEEIDRVVPVIEALSELDVAISVDTRKAPVARAALDAGADILNDVSGLEDPEMRLVAAEYDVPVVVMHSIETPVDPDSDIHYDDVVEDCIDQLTERVLLAEKAGLDRDQIIVDPGIGFGKSATESFELLDRLPEFEALGCPILVGHSHKSLFRLAGQEAGDCLEATIAGTTLAAERGADIVRVHDVPENVAAVRVAEAARDPQKFTD, translated from the coding sequence ATGGAGTTCCACGAGGCCGCGAACTTCCTCTTCGAGTTGCGCCGGTTCGCCCCACGACCCGGTACTGATGCCACGCAGGACCTGCTCTCGTCGCTCGGTGACCCACAGGAGGGACTTCGCTGCGTCCAGATTGCGGGGTCCAACGGGAAGGGGTCCACCGCGCGGATGGTCGAACGAACGTTGCGGGAAGCCGGCCTCGATGTCGGGCTGTACACCTCGCCGCATCTCGACGACGTGCGCGAGCGGATTCGTATCAACGGCCGGAAGCTCTCCGAGGCCGCCCTCGTCGAGTTCGTCGAATCGGTCCAGACATACGTGACCGAACAGGGCGCGGCCAGCGACTCGCCCACCTTCTTCGAGACGATGACCGCGATGGCGCTGTGGGAATTCGACCGTCAGGACGTAGATATCGCGGTGCTGGAAGTCGGTATCGGCGGCCGATACGACGCTACGAGCGTGGTCGACCCGGACGCCAGCGCTGTCACGTCGGTGACGCTCGAACACACCCATATTCTCGGCGATACCGTCGCGGAGATCGCCCACGACAAGGCCCACGTCGCTCCCGAGGACACCCCGCTGGTAACCGGGACGACCGGCGACGCGCTGGCTGCCGTCCGCGAGGTCGCCGACGATGTTGTGACTGTCGGCGAGGGCAGCGACGCCGACGTGACGGCCACGTATGCCGGTCGCGAGGGACTGGAGGGGTCGGTCTCGGTTGACGGTCCCGACTGGAGCGTCGACACCTACCTCCCGCTGCTGGGTGCACACCAGGCACAGAACGCCGGAATCGCAGCCACGCTGTGCCAGCAAGTCGCGGACATCTCACAGACAGACCTCGAACGCGGCCTGCGAAACGCCCACTGGCCCGGTCGGTTCGAGGTCATGAACGAGTCGCCGCTGGTCGTCCTCGACGGGGCACACAACCCCGGAAGCATCGAGCGCACCGCCGAAACGCTGTCCTCGTTCGACTACGACGCCCTCCACGTCGTCATCGGCGCGATGGTCGACAAGGACCACGAGCGCATCGCCGCGGCGCTGCCGGACCCGGACCACGTCGTCGCTTGCCAGCCCAACGTCGACCGGGCTGAGTCCCACCATGTCGTCGCGACCGCAGTGGAAAACGCGACCGACGCGACGGTCGAGACGCGCAGCGACGTTGCGGGGGCGCTCGATATCGCACTCGACGCTGCGGCTTCCAGCGATGCGGTCCTCGTGGTCGGGTCGCTGTACGCTGTGCGGGAGGCCCGGACCAACTGGTCGCGCTCGCTGGTCCCCAAACAGGTCGACTCGCTGGCCGAGGCCCGCGAGACAATGGAGAGCGCCCACGTTACCGCGGCCGGGACCCAGCGGATGCGAGGCAAGGGCGTCCACCGCGTCCTTCGCACCCGCGTCCAGCCGCGACAGGCCCAGTATCTCAAGGAAGAACTGCTGTCACTGGGCGGCGAATGTGCGGTTTCCGGCCTGAGCGGTCAGGACGAGGAGGCCATCGATGTGGTCATGATGGCGACGATGGCCCAGTACAGACGCCTCGCGGAGAAGTTGGACGGTCAGTCCGACGGGCTCGCGTCGTTCACCGACGAACTACGGGCGGCGCTCTCTCTCCAGCAGCCCGAGCCAGGCACGTCGACAGCGTATCCGTGGGACGACGGGACAGCCGTGATGGGCATCTGCAACATCACGCCGGACTCGTTCCACGACGGCGGCGAGTACAACGCCGTTGAAGACGCCGTCGCTCGCGCCGAGCGGATGGTCGAAGCCGGCGCGGACATCCTCGATATCGGCGGGGAGTCGACTCGGCCCGGTGCTGAGCCGGTCCCGGTCGAGGAGGAGATCGACCGCGTGGTGCCCGTTATCGAGGCGCTGTCAGAGCTGGACGTCGCTATCTCGGTCGACACGCGGAAGGCCCCTGTCGCGCGAGCCGCGCTCGATGCCGGTGCAGACATTCTGAACGACGTGTCCGGACTCGAAGACCCGGAGATGCGCCTCGTCGCCGCCGAGTACGACGTCCCGGTTGTCGTGATGCACTCCATCGAGACGCCGGTTGACCCGGATAGCGACATCCACTACGACGACGTGGTCGAGGACTGTATCGACCAGTTGACCGAGCGCGTCTTGCTCGCCGAAAAGGCCGGGCTCGACCGCGACCAGATTATCGTCGACCCGGGCATCGGCTTCGGAAAGTCGGCCACAGAGAGCTTCGAACTGCTCGACCGACTGCCGGAGTTCGAGGCGCTCGGCTGCCCTATTCTGGTCGGACACTCTCACAAGTCGCTGTTCAGGCTGGCCGGACAGGAAGCGGGCGACTGCCTGGAGGCGACCATCGCCGGGACGACGCTGGCGGCCGAGAGAGGGGCCGACATCGTTCGTGTCCACGATGTTCCGGAGAACGTTGCTGCCGTTCGCGTCGCCGAGGCGGCCCGTGACCCACAGAAGTTCACGGACTGA
- a CDS encoding globin-coupled sensor protein has translation MAFQSESPSSRKRITKSDRAGVDGGTLTDRIGLDAGEIRWRKEFTGFDESDVDNLTAMADETNARAESVVDDFYDHLQSFDETVEIFGRSTKSVDQLKNTQTQYLRDLVAGSYDKQYFENRARIGKIHDMLDLGPKIYLGAYSIYFEHFLRTIVEDLQSGDAARDEALEEMQSRALSVFKLLNLDQQVAMDTYIDSYSQRLESAIDDQQALMEEVESGLQEPIDELSTSAEAVAETNKQITATAETQSQSMDEVAGEVADMSATIEEIASTAEEVASTSTSAEQKAARGNEAAQQAAAMMNDVDDAVDTVSEDIAGLQEQADEIDDIVEVINDIADQTNMLALNASIEAARAGEAGDGFAVVADEIKTLAGDSQEHANRIEDTVTEIQDETVDAVESLETVTEQVTEGIDQVETAAERLEEIVSAVNEASQGIQEVSAATDDQAASTEEVASMIDELSSGIDDMTAQLDDLAATNERQTEKIQDVAETARRLDTDTA, from the coding sequence ATGGCATTCCAGAGCGAGAGTCCAAGCTCTCGAAAACGTATCACTAAATCTGATAGGGCTGGCGTCGATGGCGGGACGCTGACCGACCGTATCGGACTGGACGCCGGGGAGATACGCTGGCGAAAGGAGTTCACTGGATTCGACGAGTCGGATGTCGACAATCTCACCGCGATGGCAGACGAGACGAACGCCCGGGCCGAATCTGTCGTCGACGATTTCTACGATCATCTCCAGTCGTTCGATGAAACCGTCGAGATTTTTGGGCGATCAACCAAGTCAGTCGACCAACTCAAAAACACGCAGACGCAGTACCTCCGGGACCTCGTCGCCGGGAGCTACGACAAACAGTACTTCGAGAATCGGGCCCGTATCGGGAAGATACACGATATGCTCGACCTCGGGCCGAAGATCTATCTCGGGGCTTACAGCATCTATTTCGAACACTTCTTGCGGACAATTGTCGAGGACCTGCAATCGGGTGACGCTGCCCGGGACGAGGCGCTCGAAGAAATGCAGTCGCGGGCGCTCTCCGTGTTCAAACTCCTCAACCTCGACCAGCAGGTCGCGATGGATACCTACATCGACTCGTACAGCCAGCGGCTCGAATCAGCAATCGATGACCAGCAGGCGCTGATGGAGGAGGTCGAGAGCGGATTGCAGGAGCCTATCGACGAACTGAGTACCTCCGCCGAGGCGGTCGCGGAGACGAACAAGCAGATCACTGCGACAGCCGAAACCCAATCCCAGTCGATGGACGAGGTAGCAGGCGAGGTCGCGGATATGAGCGCGACCATCGAGGAGATTGCGTCGACCGCCGAGGAAGTCGCGAGTACCAGCACGTCAGCCGAACAAAAAGCTGCACGCGGAAACGAAGCCGCACAGCAGGCCGCGGCCATGATGAACGACGTCGACGACGCCGTCGATACGGTTTCGGAAGATATCGCGGGCTTACAGGAGCAGGCCGACGAAATCGATGACATCGTCGAAGTGATAAACGACATCGCGGACCAGACCAATATGCTCGCGCTGAACGCCTCCATCGAAGCCGCACGCGCCGGCGAGGCGGGCGACGGGTTCGCCGTCGTCGCCGACGAAATCAAGACGCTCGCCGGGGATTCACAGGAACACGCGAACCGGATCGAAGACACCGTCACGGAGATTCAGGACGAGACTGTCGACGCCGTCGAGAGCCTCGAAACCGTGACCGAACAGGTAACGGAGGGCATCGATCAAGTCGAGACAGCAGCTGAGCGACTCGAAGAGATTGTTTCGGCGGTCAACGAGGCGTCACAGGGCATTCAGGAGGTTTCTGCGGCGACCGACGACCAGGCGGCGTCGACAGAAGAAGTCGCCAGCATGATCGACGAGCTGTCGAGCGGAATCGACGACATGACCGCACAGCTCGACGACCTTGCAGCGACGAACGAACGGCAGACAGAGAAGATTCAGGACGTGGCCGAGACCGCGCGCCGCCTCGATACAGATACGGCGTAA
- a CDS encoding class I SAM-dependent methyltransferase — MTRRDIVREGYDDIAATYAAERDGEGHERDLVARLADRLPAESRILDAGCGAGTPAMDVLATDHTVTGLDLSREQLRTARERVPGPRLCQGDLAALPFPEDTFDAVVSLHAVIHVPRAEHAAVFAEFERVLEPGGRLLAALGDDQWEGTNENWLGTDTEMAWSFHGRERNRELLTEAGFSITGVETVDDELGGVFAFFEARA, encoded by the coding sequence ATGACTCGACGCGACATCGTCCGCGAGGGCTACGACGATATCGCCGCGACCTATGCGGCCGAGCGTGACGGTGAGGGTCACGAGCGCGATCTGGTCGCGCGCCTCGCGGATCGTCTGCCTGCCGAGAGCCGGATTCTCGATGCCGGCTGTGGCGCTGGGACGCCTGCGATGGACGTTCTCGCAACCGATCACACCGTCACGGGACTGGATCTCTCTCGTGAACAGCTACGAACGGCGCGCGAGCGGGTCCCCGGACCGCGGCTCTGTCAGGGGGACCTGGCAGCGCTGCCGTTCCCGGAAGACACGTTCGATGCGGTCGTCTCACTGCACGCGGTCATCCACGTCCCGCGAGCGGAACACGCCGCCGTCTTCGCGGAGTTCGAGCGCGTTCTCGAACCGGGCGGTCGACTACTGGCCGCGCTGGGCGACGACCAGTGGGAGGGCACCAACGAGAACTGGCTGGGGACCGATACCGAGATGGCCTGGAGCTTCCACGGCCGCGAACGTAATCGCGAGCTACTAACCGAGGCCGGCTTCTCCATCACCGGCGTCGAAACCGTCGACGACGAACTCGGTGGGGTGTTCGCGTTTTTCGAGGCGCGAGCGTAG